CTCGCCGTTGCGGGCCTTGGCAACGACTTCGATGTCGCGACTCTTTTCGAGCATGTCGGTGAGGATGCGGCGGTTGTAGGCCGAATCGTCCACCACCATGACGCGGATGGGGTTGGCGCTCATTGCTCTTCCCCCTTACCGGTGACTGGTTTCTGATAGACCATGTCACCCTGAAAGTGGCGAAGCGCAAAGCTGGTGCTCAGATTCACCAGCGATTCCGAGTGCCCCAGAAACAGGAAGCCGCCGGGCTTGAGCTTTCGGTAGAAAAGATCCACGACTTTTCGTTTGGTCGCCTGGTCAAAGTAAATGAGCACGTTGCGGCAGAAGATCGCGTCGAGCCCGTGAAAGAGCGCATGGCGCATCGGATCAGTCAGATTGAGCGCGGAGAAGGTAACCCTGCGCTTCAGGTCCTCGCTGACCAGCTTGCGCCCGTCCCCGTCGCGGGTGAAGTAGCGATCCGAGCCCATCGGCATTTCCTCGCGAAAGGAATGGGGCCCGTAACTCCCCCCGCGGGCCTGCTGGAGCGCCCGGATCGAGATGTCCGTCGCCATGATGCTCCACTGCCAGTTTCGCAGCTTCTCGAAGTCCGAGAGAATGATTGCCAGCGTGTAAGCCTCTTCCCCGGTTGCGCAGCCGGCGCTCCAGACCTGCAGGGTATGGTCGCCGCGCTTCCTGTTGTGCGCAACGAGCTCCGGCAGCACGTCGCGCGAGAAGACATCGAGCTGATACTTTTCGCGGAAGAAATAGGTCTCGTTCGTGGTCAGCAGTTCGACCACCTGGCCGAGTTCATTCTCACGTTCGGGGTCGAAGCGCAGGAACTGCTCGTACTCGCCAAAGGAACGAAGCATCCGCTGCTGCACGCGACGCCCCAGTCGCCGCTCAAGCATGTATTTGAGATGATCGTCGAAATAGATACCGCAATAGCCGTTGATCAGATCCCGCAGCAGACGGAATTCCTCTTCACTCATTCGCGGGGGTGAGCGGTATTCGGCCATTGCCCTGCCCCCTAGCTGTCCGTGCTGCCGAGAAGCGCACTCGTCAGGGCCTTCTGTACCAGGCCGTCACGTTCCTCATCCAGCAGCCGGGCCAGCAGGTCGCGGGCCTTCTCGGTTCCGATTTTTCCAAGCAGCGACGCAGCATGGGAGCGCACGTTCCAGTGTTCGTGTTTGGCCAGTCGCGCCAGCACGCCTCCCACGAGCGATTCATGGTCCTTCATCGTGCGTCCGAGCACCGTCAGGGCCGAGATCAGGATGTCCGGGTCGGAGTGATCGAGCAGCTCCAACGCCCGGTCGGAGGCTCGCTGGGCCGAGACCTCTTCGAGGGCTTCGAGTGCCCGAGCGGCCAGCACCGGATGGAGCTGGGGATCGGAAAACGCGCGTTCGAGAATATCGAGCGCCGCGTCCGTACCGATCCGCCCCAGCGAGCGCGCGGCTTCGGAGCGAACCCACAGGTCCGGGTCCTTGAGCGCGGCCTTGAGGGCTTTCAGGGTTTCCTCCCCGTCGTAGCGTCCCAACGCAAAGGCCACCGTGCGGCGAACCCCGGGGTTCTCATCCGCGATCGCGCGCGCCAGCCCCTGTCCTGCTTCGGCCAGATGGGCCGCCGCCAGTGCCTGCGCCGCGGCGGCACGCACCTGGGCGTCCACATCCCCGAGCGCCAGCAGCAGCCGCTCAATCACCGATTCATCGCCGGCCACCTGACCGAGCACGCGCACACTGGCCGCCCGGAGGCCCGGATCGGTGGAGGCGAGGCCCGCCTGAATGGCGTCCACAACGAGTTCGGGGTGGTCGGTGCCGATGCTCTCGAGCGCGATCTCGGCTGCCTCGCGCACGTCGGGATAGGCATGCTGCAGAAGTCCGGCCAGATCGGGAACGCTCTGCGCATCACCGAGATCGCCCACCGCCTCAGCAGCAGACCGCAGAAGCCTGCCGTTGTCGGAACGAAGTGAGCGATGCAGCAGTGGCAGTGCCGGCGTAAAATGCGCCTTTCCAAAGGCCAGGGCGGCAACCGCCTGAGCGTTGGCTTCAAGCTTGTCGAAACGCGAGAGCCAGTCCTCCAGTGCGTTTGGCTGCATGAAGGCCAGAGACTCGCGCAGTGGGCGGTAGACCCCCTCGTCGTTGATGAGCTTGAGCAGGGGATCGACTGTGCCCGGACGGCTGGCCGCGCCAATGATTGCCACGACGGCGCAGCGCACATCCTGGTCGTGCGAAGAGAGCGACTCGGCCAGGGTGTCAAGTTGTGCGTCGTCGAGTTCGGTGCGAAGCAGCTCCACAATGCGTGGGCGCACCGCGTCCCCCT
The Chrysiogenia bacterium genome window above contains:
- a CDS encoding protein-glutamate O-methyltransferase CheR, encoding MSEEEFRLLRDLINGYCGIYFDDHLKYMLERRLGRRVQQRMLRSFGEYEQFLRFDPERENELGQVVELLTTNETYFFREKYQLDVFSRDVLPELVAHNRKRGDHTLQVWSAGCATGEEAYTLAIILSDFEKLRNWQWSIMATDISIRALQQARGGSYGPHSFREEMPMGSDRYFTRDGDGRKLVSEDLKRRVTFSALNLTDPMRHALFHGLDAIFCRNVLIYFDQATKRKVVDLFYRKLKPGGFLFLGHSESLVNLSTSFALRHFQGDMVYQKPVTGKGEEQ
- a CDS encoding HEAT repeat domain-containing protein, which codes for MSSEGKSWTDRLAALSEEERIQTLQGLQERPAEGTEAFLAALADPNWRVRKAGTEGVLLLEPTPELLDTLIGFVGAPDNAGLRNAAMESLVAFGDVSVEPVLTALENPDGDVRLFCCNILGQIGDPRVLPALIAALADPVENVRTGAVENLGRFRGPHAAEALIRCLESDELALRFAALEALASQAALIPLPTLERLLSQSILRKAVFDVMSSGEYPGGVALMVEGLKDSTRSSREAALRALWATVVKKGDAVRPRIVELLRTELDDAQLDTLAESLSSHDQDVRCAVVAIIGAASRPGTVDPLLKLINDEGVYRPLRESLAFMQPNALEDWLSRFDKLEANAQAVAALAFGKAHFTPALPLLHRSLRSDNGRLLRSAAEAVGDLGDAQSVPDLAGLLQHAYPDVREAAEIALESIGTDHPELVVDAIQAGLASTDPGLRAASVRVLGQVAGDESVIERLLLALGDVDAQVRAAAAQALAAAHLAEAGQGLARAIADENPGVRRTVAFALGRYDGEETLKALKAALKDPDLWVRSEAARSLGRIGTDAALDILERAFSDPQLHPVLAARALEALEEVSAQRASDRALELLDHSDPDILISALTVLGRTMKDHESLVGGVLARLAKHEHWNVRSHAASLLGKIGTEKARDLLARLLDEERDGLVQKALTSALLGSTDS